A single region of the Sciurus carolinensis chromosome 14, mSciCar1.2, whole genome shotgun sequence genome encodes:
- the Dnajb5 gene encoding dnaJ homolog subfamily B member 5 isoform X2, with amino-acid sequence MGKDYYKILGIPSGANEDEIKKAYRKMALKYHPDKNKEPNAEEKFKEIAEAYDVLSDPKKRSLYDQYGEEGLKTGSGTSGGSSGSFHYTFHGDPHATFASFFGGSNPFDIFFASSRSTRPFSGFDPDDMDVDEDEDPFGAFGRFGFNGLSRGPRRAPEPLYPRRKVQDPPVVHELRVSLEEIYHGSTKRMKITRRRLNPDGRTVRTEDKILHIVIKRGWKEGTKITFPKEGDATPDNIPADIVFVLKDKPHAHFRRDGTNVLYSALISLKEALCGCTVNIPTIDGRVIPLPCNDVIKPGTVKRLRGEGLPFPKVPTQRGDLIVEFKVRFPDRLTPQTRQILKQHLPCS; translated from the exons ATGGGAAAAGATTATTATAAGATTCTTGGGATCCCATCTGGGGCCAACGAGGATGAGATCAAGAAAGCCTATAGGAAGATGGCCTTGAAGTACCACCCAGACAAGAACAAAGAACCCAATGCTGAAGAGAAGTTTAAGGAGATTGCAGAAGCCTATGATGTGCTGAGTGACCCTAAGAAACGGAGCCTCTATGACCAGTACGGGGAGGAAG GCCTGAAGACCGGCAGTGGTACGTCAGGTGGCTCCAGTGGCTCCTTTCACTACACCTTTCATGGGGACCCCCATGCCACCTTTGCCTCCTTCTTTGGTGGCTCCAACCCCTTCGATATCTTCTTTGCCAGCAGCCGCTCCACTCGGCCCTTTAGTGGCTTTGATCCAGATGACATGGATGTGGATGAAGATGAGGACCCATTTGGTGCCTTTGGTCGTTTTGGCTTCAATGGGCTTAGTAGGGGTCCAAGGAGAGCCCCAGAACCACTATACCCCCGGCGCAAGGTGCAGGACCCACCTGTGGTGCATGAGCTGCGGGTGTCCCTGGAAGAGATCTACCATGGCTCCACCAAACGCATGAAGATCACTAGACGGCGCCTCAACCCTGATGGGCGAACTGTACGCACTGAGGATAAAATCCTGCACATCGTCATCAAGCGTGGCTGGAAGGAAGGCACCAAGATCACCTTCCCCAAAGAGGGTGATGCCACTCCTGACAACATCCCTGCTGACATTGTCTTCGTACTCAAAGACAAGCCCCATGCACATTTCCGCCGAGATGGCACCAATGTGCTCTACAGTGCCCTGATCAGCCTCAAAGAG GCACTGTGTGGCTGCACCGTGAACATTCCCACCATTGATGGCCGAGTGATCCCTTTGCCCTGTAATGATGTCATCAAGCCAGGCACCGTGAAGAGACTCCGTGGGGAAGGCCTTCCCTTCCCCAAGGTGCCCACTCAGCGGGGAGACCTCATTGTGGAATTCAAAGTTCGTTTCCCAGACAGATTAACACCACAGACACGACAGATCCTGAAGCAGCACCTACCCTGTTCCTAG